Within the Catalinimonas niigatensis genome, the region TCAGGGGGAAACTGGCGTTGATCAGGCTGGTAGTGATGATATGGTCCTGCTCAAACTCATTAATGGAATACAACGGCACCTGATCATACAGACCATCTTCTTCCTCTTTCAGCGCTATCGTTCTTTCTGCGTTTCCGTACCAGTCTATGATTCTGCTCTGGAATATTTTCTCTATTTTCTCCCGCTGATAGCTGTACAATGTTTCTGAAGATGTGAAAATGACCGGTACAGCTAAACGCTTATTCAGTACTGTAAAGAAATTAGCCAGCGATTCAACAGAACTGGGATAAGCAAGAATGGCATTTGGAGCAAAGTCTTTTATTCTTTGGTAATACCACTCCGCATTCTCCATATTGAGATGATAGCTTGACAGATACAAGGTTTTGGTAAATGGGTTATAGAGCTCTTTATCCTTTAAGCTGAGATTAGCCCTGAGCACTACAGTTTTCATTCCCGGATAATGCCCAAACTTTATTCTATGTGCCCATTGGTACGCACCTTCCTCTACAATAGATTGATAATCTCTGTATACCCTTACGGTAAATCCAGAGGTCCCACTGGTGCTTGCATTTATCTTGTTAAACCTATTACCTATAAAAATTCGCTCACGATGCTCTACTACTTCTTGTCTGGTGATAACTGGTAAATATTGCAAGTCCTGAACAGATTTAATCCTGCTAATATTTACTCCGTTTTCTTTGTAGAAAGACGCATAGAATGGAGACTGATTATATGCTTTATTCAATGAAAAAAGAAATTTTTTCTCCTGCAATTTATCTACCTCGGCATGGCTCAATTTTTCCAGCTTCTGAACCTCTTTTAACCTCTTATAGAAAAAAGGGCTATACCTAAGCTGCTTTTCTAAAAACTGTTTGAGAATGTTTTTCATGAGGTTAATACACGTAGTGGTGACTAAATAACAAAAACTTACATCTAAATTAAAAGATAAACTTTATAACACTAGCATGTAAGCAATATTCTATTGGCATATCGTATATACTCAGTATTTCTCTTAAAAGTTTTTTTGATTTGTACTTATCCAAAAAAATATTTTGGATGAAACATTTAAACCATAGCCTTATAAGTCAGTAAACGCATGAGATATACAGAAAAATTGTGTTATTGTCATTGTGATAGGAATTAGATGATAGTGACGGCTAGCTTTAATGATTATCGCGAGACGAGCGTTTCACTTATTTTATCAGAATAGGTAAAAGAAATTTTAAAATGTTGTATGTAAAAAAAAAGAACTATAAATCCGCATTTTTTTCCTATACCTTACATTGTTTATATTTAGATAAGAGGAGTATTAACAAAGCAGAAAAAAAGAGGCTACAAAACATCTCATTCCATTGAGAATTAGCTATCTATTTTTTTGAATTTATGATGCACATATCTACCCATCAAGCCTACCAACCCACATCTCATGTTTAATCTGCTTCAGAAATCTTCGTCAGGCAGCCTTGAAAGTTGAGTGAATCTAATACTAAATCTTAAGCGTCAATAAATATTGTAGACGGCTAGCTAATTGAGCAGGTCTTTCAACTTACCAGAATTTTCAATCTTCAACGTGCTGTTATTCAGCATATCTAACTGGGATTCTAATGTACTGCTGATAGTAAAGGAGTAGTTCGTTTCTTCAGGGTTAAATAGTAAATTAAATGCACTTTCCCCTACTTCCTCTAGTTGTAACTTGATAGGCACCTCAAAGCTAGTGGTATCATAAGAAGCGATGCTGGTTGTTTTTTCAATATTTCCACTTACCAGTGAATCTCCTTTTACCCTAAAATCATAATTTGTATCTCTGATTTGAAATGAGAACTGATTTGGATTAATTACCTGTACTGTTAAAGTTATTTCCGACGTCTCTAAACCAAATTTCTCAATGCTGGCACCTTCAAGGTTTATTTCCGGCCTTTTAATAAAAGGTACCTGTTTGGTAAAATTCAATTCTATAGGTTCACCTTCCATCGCAGGAAGATCAGTATATAAGCGGGCATACAATTCATAGGCAATACTATCCGCATTTTGCTGCTCTATTTCTTCCATTGTACTGGAAATCTTCTGCTGATAAAGCGTAAGCGGCAGATCGACCTGACTATTATCATTGGCTTCAAGCAAAATACTGTCAGGATAGGTACTCTGTATAATCTCTGTACCTTCCATAAGTACCCGATAACTGAGGCTATCTATCTGAAATGAAAGGGGCATTTTATTATCAATCATCGTCTGCATTTCCAGCAGGATACGCTCCTCTTCAAAGCTTTTGATCTGAAAAGTCAGCACTTCCAGCTTGGGCAAAATGAAAGTGTCAGAAGATTCTTTTTCACTCTGTTTATTCCCTATGACAAGATAAAAGACTAAGCCTATTACTACTATTCCTGTTATAATAAATATACCTTTTCTCATGCATTGAAAACCGATTTCTTATTTCTTTGTTAACTTTTAATCTAAAAAAATAGAGAAAAAGCATAATAACTTTAAATTAAGATCCTTCCAAAGGAGAGTATTATTTAGGTGTTTTACAGTGTTATGATTTGGAATGCTTTAACTCGCCACAAAGCTAACGGGAGGCTAAAGTTGTTTTTTTTCTTTGCTTGCTACAAAAAGCCCGGCAAGTGATGTTAAAGCAGTAATCAGGAAAAAGAGTATAGTAAAAGTAATGGCTGTTTCCTTATCTATGTTCAGGTAACTAAACCCATACAAAAATACAAGTTCACGAGCACCCACTCCTCCAATCGTAAAAGGCAGGACGGCTACCACTGAGGAGATCATAAAGAGGGTAAGATAATCTAAATAATAAGCCGATACTGATAAGCTGACTAACAAGAGTACAGCACTCACGACCTGGCCTGTCTGTACCCAGAAAGAGTGATGGCTGGTAGGCAAAAAAGCAGGCAGGAAATTGGGGAATATGAGCTTAACCAAAATAAAGTACGCTGGCATTGATAGCAAAATGCCTATGATAACTATAGTATCAAAATACTGTAGTTCCAGTGAAAAAGAACTGAACAATAAAAAAATGCCTGCCATCACCACCAGTAATACCAATCCACTTACCCGATCCAATAAGGTAGCACTGACCAAATGCTTGGTTTTGACATCATGTTGCTGTTTAAGTAAATATATCTTATAGCCATCTCCACTAATACTACCCGGCAAAAAGAGGTTGTAAAACATGCCAATGTATAGCAAACGAATATTGTATTGATCTGATATATGGACATGTATGGGTTTGAGAAATGCCTTAAAACGAAGCGCCGCTACTAACTTAGACAAATTGAAAGCTGCTAAGGCCAATATAAAATAACCAATATGCACATTTGACAATGTCTGAAGTGCTTCTTCTACATCAATTTTACGAAAGACAAAATAGAGCGCAACAGCAGAAATTATTATTTTAATCAGAAAGCTAACGCGGCGTCGCTTCTTATTTACTGATTCAGGAGATTGGGTGGGGTGCGACGTCACTTAAATTGAATTAATACAAACTCTTGATTATCATAGGCAAATGTATAAAAAATCTGATACTTCTGATTTTCTAATGCTTCTTTCTGAACTAAGAAAAAGCTCCCTGTTTTAGGCTCACTACTAAATGAAAGCACCTTTTCGCGTGCTTGCTCAATATAAAATACAGTGGTCCGGGAGATGTTCTGATGTGCATACATGTACAAAGGTGCATCATCTACTATGTTTACGATGTTTCTTGCATCTTTTTTATCAGTCGCCTCCGATCCTTCTGTAGCCCGTATGGGCAACACAGTAGTGGCAAAAACCAGGCGGATAATTACTGCTAACGCTATCAGTTGAAGCAAAGCATACTGAGGTCTTTTCAAGTAAAAGAAAAGAAGTGCTCCAATAGCTATCGCTACTAAGACTGACTTAAGTGCAATGTATTCTAAATTAGCAAGCGGTGGTATAAACGGCATCAGCATACTTGCAACTAATGACAACGCAATAAGCCCCATGACAATCTTACCAAATATTTTTCTCCCCCGCATTTTAGCCGCAGGGTAGCTTAGATAACCATAAGTCAGTAGCATCACTGCCAGAGGATACAACATATACACATATCTGGAGCGGGTACCCGGAGAAATCCAATATACCAACAGGTTTGCCATCAATATAAAGAAGCAGAAGCTGATCAACCGATTTTGAGCAAATGAAGCGATCAGGTTTTTGCGAAACAGGAAAATGACCAACAGAGAAGCCGGAGCAATATTCTTTAGAGTGATCAGCGGAAATGTAAAGAGATGAGGGATCAGCTCCAGAAGTTGATTTCTCAGCATCGTACGCTCACTGGCCTGTGACCACAACGACTCGTCGCTGGCATAAAAGCCCTCTAAGGCATTGTATTGACTATACCACCAAAAGTAGCCTCCTACGATAACGATAAAGAGCAATATCCCGGTGATATGCGCCAGACCAAAAAGTTTTTTCAACTCCCGTTTATAAAGAAAAAAGACACCTAGCGAAAGCGCTAAAAATACCAAAGAAGGAAGCCCCTTGGTCAGGGTGCCGATAGCTCCTAAAAAATAAGTACTTGCAAATAAGAGATAGTATTGCTGCTTCTCATAAAAATGAAAAATTGTAAAGAAGCTGGCCAGGGTAATGAAGGAATAGAACAGGTCAATCTCTCCGGCAGTAGCCGAGAAATAATAAAGAACGTCCACCATTGTCAAGGTGAGCAGCCCGCTATACACGCCAAAAGCCATACTGATGTGCTTTCGCCCTACCCAAAAGACCAACAAACCCATGCCTATGAACGAAAGAATAGGAAAGAAGCGAACAGCAAATTCAGAGTAGTTTCCAAACAGATAAAACCCAGCAATGATGACCCAGTTAAAAAAGGGAGGTTTTTTATAATAATATTCTCCAAACTCCGTAGGAACAATCCAGTTATTGCGAAAAAGCATTTCCAGGGAGATTAATGCCCGGCGAGGTTCTTCATGCTTAAGAGGGGCTAATCCCAGGTTCAAAAACAAGGATACAAGCAGCAAAAGAAAAACCAACAATACCCACCACAACTCTTTATGATCCAGCAAATTATAAGAGACAGGCTGTTCCTGGGAGATTTTTTTCATGCCCGCAAATTTCGTGATTCAAAGACTAAAAGCAAGTAGAATAAACTCAAAAGTATTTCTGTTACATCAGCTCAAAAGCTCTGTAGATAAGCGGTTATCTTTTCCACATCTTCTATCAAACCCTTATACTCCAAAGTTTCGGGCGACATAGAGTTCAACGCACTAAATAGTGCATTGCGATGAACATACTCTAAATCACTCACCTGCTCAAAATAGGTGCGGATTGTAAATAATACAGCATTAGCTTCTGGAAATCCGGTAAGGGTTTGTCGTTCTACCCGTACGTAAAGGGACGGGTTTTCAGGATCAAACCTTCTTCCATGCCACAGTGCTGCATTGCTATCAGTGGCTGGCTCAGGATGATGGTTCAGACGGTTATCAGTACTCAATCCCCAGGCAAAACGCACGAAGTTACCGCCTCTGATTAAGGTCTTGAGCATCGGCTGATAACGCTGTCGCATCTTATCCATACCGGCTACAGGCTGATGTACTGCTGAAAAAGGTTTTCCAATTTTTTCGGCAGGCGACCAGTGATTAGGAGCACATAAATGAATCATAGCCATCCAGTCGGTTTCTCCATCCCACTGCCAGACTGCCATATCTTCCTGTACCTGAGAGGCTAGTGCATCCAGGATAGAGACATAATTGCTTTCTCCTGATAGCACATAGTTTTGATCAAAACAGAGGGTTTCCTGGTGTAGTTGATTGGTGAAGAGATTATTCTTCTGTCGCTTTTCTATGCTGAATACTGAAGGATGCTCGCTTAACAGCTGATGAATAATAAATAATGCAAGCTGACGGGCAGTGCTTTCTTTGAGTTGATGTGTTTTAAAGTATTTATTGATATTTTCTCTCCGGCAGTTCCTTTTATTCTCTGAGTAAATAGGCCAATGCGCATCTATTTGAAAAATCTGCTGATCGGCTTTTCCATTACCAAAATCAGTTGTAAGGCTATGCAGGCCAGGAGTGGTAGTATATCTGCCTGAGGTAAAAGGAAGATAACGTGCCGGTGGGATTGTACTTATGAGGGTATGCATCACCTCCAAGATAAAAATTTATGAGCAGTCATCATACTGCATAACGAATGTCATATCTCAATAAAAAAAGGCTATCTTAATCACAAGTATTGCTCTGTTCTTTTATATAAAAGCCAGCAAAACCAATTAAAATAGCCTAAAAAGAAGATTATAAATCAGTGTTAGATAAACTAAGCAAGTTTTACATTCACTGCATTCAGTCCTTTTCTACCTTCTTCTACTTCGTAAGTCACTTCGTCGTTTTCTCTGATCTCATCAATTAAGCCAGATACATGTACAAAGTATTCTTTTCCTGTTTCATCGTCTTTAATAAATCCGTATCCTTTCGATTCATTAAAAAATTTAACTGTTCCGTGATTCATGATATAAATTGATTTGTGATAATTGGTTCTTTTTTATTTTAAAGTACTTGCTAAAAAATATCAACACCTGACTAAGTCATTAGTTTGTTAATTTACGTTTTTTCTTCCAGAAACAACATACATCAGTGCCCCACCTGCCGCATGATATACTTCATCTTCCAGGGCAACCAGCAACTGATCCAGTTTATTGACATATTTTTTATGATAATTCTCGTAAAATTCCAAATACTCTTTCCCCAGGATAGCAAAATAATCTCTATTGTCAGTACCTGAGGGAGAAGCATGCCCTCCCTGCGCCCATTGGCGCAAAGTGGCCAGTTGTTCCTGTTTATCGTAAGGAGGATACATGGCAATGGCTTTGTCAGAGATTCTGACTTCAATATTTTCAAGGCCCAATTGTGCCAGCAAGCCGGGCAGTAAATCTCCCAGTGAATTGTCACCGTGCCCGTAGCGCTTTTTGCCTTTCTCGTACAGCAGTGCATACTTTATATGCTCTATTGTCTCATCTATAGAATCTGTAGCAGAAAGTGAGCTTCTGATCAAATGTTGCACCTGATTATTAGGCTCAGCACACAACATAATCCCTCCGGGCTTCAGCACCCTCTTCATCTCTGCAATGACTTGTTCAGGATCACGTACATGGATCAACAAAGTCTGACAAGTCACCAGGTCAAAGGTATTGTCTTCATAAGGAAGCCTGTCAGCAGAGGCACAGTCAAAATGAAAAGATGCTCCTTTTTGTGAAAAGTACGCAATATGTTCTTCCTGATATTTTGCCCATATGGGATCATTATCCACTGCAAAAACTTCTGCCTCTGCTTTTAGAAAAGGAAACAGAAGTTTACTCCAGTGGCACATACCACAACCCACATCCAGCACATTGGCACATTGATACAATGACAAGCGGGAAGCCAAAGCTTCCAGGAAGCTTTGATTCCACCAATGGTCACGGTAATTACCAAAGTACTGAGCAGAATGGCCTATTTTATCTTCCCGATGCATAAAAGAATATTATTTTGATGGACAATCATCAAAGGATTACCATCTTCGGGAATTTTTTGGAGAAGATGAAGACCTGAAATTCTTTTTTCTAGCCTGTTGAGTATTTCCATTATTATTTCGCTGCCTTTGCTGCCCCTCCGTATCCTTATCGGAGGACTTGAACGAACCTAAAGGAAAAGGATGGTCCTCTACAATTTCAATTCTCTTATCAATAAGCTTATGAATATCCCGAAGGTAAGCTCTCTCCTCATGATCACAAAATGAGTAGGCAATTCCATTGGCACCAGCTCTACCTGTACGTCCGATACGGTGTACATAGGTTTCAGGTACATTGGGCAACTCAAAGTTAATCACATGAGAAAGTTCATCTATATCGATACCACGGGCAGCAATATCTGTAGCTACCAACACACGGGTACGCTTGTTTTTAAAGTTTTTCAGTGCGATCTGCCTCGCATTCTGTGACTTATTACCGTGAATAGCCTCTGCGGTGATCCCGGAGTTTGCCAGATCTTTGGTCACCTTGTTGGCTCCGTGTTTGGTACGGGTAAAGACCAAAGCACTTTCAATGGCATTGTCCTTCAAAAGATGGTTTAACAGCGCTTTTTTATTTCCTTTATCTACATAGTACACTGACTGCTGTATGGTTTCTGCAGTAGAAGATGCCGGAGTAACTTCTACTTTCACCGGGTTTTTCAGGATCGTATTGGCCAGACTGACAATATCCGAAGGCATTGTTGCTGAGAAGAACAGGGTCTGCCTCTCCTTAGGAATTTTTGCGATCACCTTTTTCACATCATGCACAAAGCCCATATCCAGCATACGGTCGGCCTCGTCCAGCACAAAAATCTCCAATTGGCGCAGATCAATGAAGCCCTGCTGCATCAGGTCTAACAAACGGCCGGGGGTAGCAACCAGTATGTCCGGGCCTCTTCTCAGGGCATCGGTTTGATTTTTTTGAGAAACGCCTCCAAAAATTACTGTGTGCCGTATGGGCAGGTGCCTTCCGTAAGCATCAAAACTCTCCCCGATCTGTATGGCCAGTTCACGGGTAGGCGTCAGGATCAGCGTACGCACAGGATTCCTGTGTTTTCCCCTGGGGCCTTGCTTCTCCAGAAGTTGTAAAATAGGAATAGCGAAGGCGGCGGTTTTACCGGTACCGGTCTGCGCGCAGCCCAAAAGATCATTACCTTCTAATATAGCGGGTATGGATTGTGCCTGAATAGGCGTAGGTTTACTATAACCTTCCTGATTGAGCGCCTTTAAGATAGGCTCTATCAGATGCAATTCTTTAAATGTCATTCGTAATTGTTAAAAGTGAGGCTGGCCTAAATGTAAATGTAGAGGTCTTCGAGACAGGAACTTATATCATCTAAAACAGCGGGTTCATATTGGCAGGAAATACCTGCTAATGGTATATACACAATAAAGTACTAAAGGTAGTTCCTTTAGGGAAAATAAATCTCTCTTTATGAAATATTATTTTCACAAAGGAAAGTATAAAAAGGGTTTATACAAAATATGCATAGAAAAACCCCCTTCCCCAAAAGGAAAGTGGTCCTATTTTACCTATTATTCAGAGGCGATTTCCAGCACCACACTACCGGGTACAGATTCTTTTTCAAGTTCAGTCTATGTTTCCTGAACCTGATTAAAGTATAGCTAAGACTTACTCAATCTGGCAAAAAAAGACATGAGCGTCATTCGCATTAAGCTACTCCGGTAGGTATTCAAAAGATACTCTCGTCACTCACACTAACCTACTCTAATAGATCGGAGCAAGAGATTAGAGCCACTCGCACCAACCTGCTCTAATGGGTCGGGGCGAGAGACTAGAGTCACTCACTCTAAGTTATTCTAGTGTCACACAAAAAGAGATTAGAATGCAAAAAGAAAAAGCCTTTCCACCCATTCGGGTAGAGAGGCTTACAAAATGCAACCATTTATTTGGGAAAGAGATTATTCTCCATTCAATGAATTGATCCAGGCAGCGATTTTTAGCGCTTCATCTTTAGGCACCTGTGGCATAGGAGGCATCTCTGTCGCATAATCAGGCCAGTTCTCCGGCTTAGGATTGTAAATGAGGTCTACAATTTCTTCATTGGAATACTTACGCTTGGCAATCTCTTTAAAACCTGGTCCCACCTGACGGCTATCTGCATTATGGCAGGCAGTACAGGTATTGTTGGCCAATAGCGGCTCTATCTCTGCAAAAGTAGGTGCGGCCACTTTTTCATTGCTAGCAGTTGCTTTTTTACCGCCACTGGGACGAGCCTGTCCGGGATCATCAGGAGAAGTGAGGCTTTTGGGAGCTTCTTTTCTATCAGGAAGAGTAGCACTGGTCTGCTGGCTGGCAGAGTTGAAAGTACTTACTTCACTTAGTTGCAGTTTTGACCCTTCAGGGATATTATTTAAAGTATAATAAGCTGTAGGATGTACCAGAGAGTAGAAATGATCTTTCTCCCGGACGCCTGAAAGGCGAATGGTATGCACGTGATAGCGTTGCAAATCCTCCACAATAATTCTGGCTTTCATACCATCTTCAGACACTTTTACTCCTTTTACAACTGCATTTTCATTCTTCACAGGAGGGCTACCATAGACAGGATGGTATTTATAGATATAACTGTAAACATCATAAGAAGCGATGTCTTCGGCAGATTTACGGTCTACCGGGCGAGTGAATTCAATCTCAAAACCATCAGGCATGGCTTTTATGGTTTTCATTTCAAAAGGCACCTGGTTATTCCAGACCAGTCTTTGCAAGCCTTCATCTGCCGAACCGGCAGAACCCCACCCTCGGTTGGTTTCTCCCACAAAAAGTGATTTGTCCTGACCCCAGGCCATACGCAATACGCCTGACTGGAATCCGCTTCTGAAATCAAAAGCTACTCCCTGGTATTCTCCATTGACTTTTTCCAATACCACCCGCGAAATCTTGCTTTGTCCCTGATCACCTACCAGCAACTGCCCTTCAAAAGGGCCGAAATGATTATCAGGGATTTGTATAATCTCAGAGTTAGAGATTCCCAGAATACCGTGAGGCAACCAAACAGCAGGAAGCTTAAGCTCAGAAAATTCGTCCTGAAGCTCATAGGCAGTTACAAAGTCTTCATTCTGCACATTTTCCGGCTTGATGTATCTTCCGTTTTCATCTTTTTCCACCCGGGGATCTACTTTAGCGTATACCTCTTCAGCAGTAAGCTTAACAGGAGAATTGGGCTTGGAAGTCCAGCGTAAGCTGGCAGGATGCCCCAGCCAGTCACCTTTCTCTACATGCCAGACTCCTCCTGAACCAACCCAGTCTCCCTGATTATCAGCATAAAAAAGTTCTCCGTCAATCATGCCCAAACCAGCAGGGGATCGCACACCGGCTGCCCAGGGCACTAATTCACCGTCCTGCGTCACTTTCATGATCCATCCTCTCCAGGGCACTCTACTTTCACCAGCCCACCACTGCTCATCGCCGAAGGCTACGTTGCCTGATACGAAGAATGAACCATCCGGTGCTATTTTAGGACCATAGCTGTACTCATGGTAATGACCGGAAAGCGGCCAGGCATATACCGTTTCGTATACATCAGCCTTGCCATCCATATCGGTATCTTCCAGACGGGTAAGCTCACCACGCTGGGAGCAGTAGAATGATCCGTCTTTATAGGCCAAACCTAAGATTTCGTGCAAACCGGAAGCAAAAAGACGGAAAAACGGCTGATTACTACTAGGATTTTCTATCACATAGATGTCTCCTCTACGGGTAGAAACGCCCAAATCACCATTGGGCAATACCACCATCCCTCCTACTTCTAATAATACGCCTTCAGGAACCGGTACCCGCATGATGTTGAAGTAGTCTTCTTCCTTGGGTGATTCCTGGGCAAATACGTTTAAATTCAAGGTAAGCATTCCTAAGAGCATCAGAGGAATGCAAACCGCTAATCGTTTTATATTTATCAGTTTCATGTTTTATCTCGTTTCAGAATTAGAAAAGAATGGAATAAGACAGTTTATCACGCAGCGGCATAATCAGTTGCTGTTTACCGTCTACTTCTCTAACTGTAGGTTTGACACTTCCTGCTCCTTCCAGCTTTAGGTAATAAGCCTTATCATCCACCGCATACATTCCGTTTTCCATCGCTGTGATAGAATTACCCTCTGCCAGACGTACATACAGATTATCAGCTGGCTTTTCTGTACTAAGTTCACGGTGCAAGCCTTTACCTTCTTCCGTTACCCTGATCTCATCATTGACCATCACCCCGTTCATCAGATAACGGAAAGTAGGTCGGTTATCCTGATCCATTTTATAGCCTTTAGGACGATATTGAGTAGTATCGTTATTCCAGCTGGCATCGGCTGAGTTCAGAGAAGTGACCGTCATCTCCGGCTTGCTCAGGTATTGTACTGAACCCAAAGGACGGCTGGTGCCATTACCCCGGCTGTTCCACATAGGGGTAGCGTCCAGAAATCTACCTCTCCATACCTGTACGATGGTACCATGATCCAGATCGTAAGTATAATGCAATTGTTCGGGGCTACCTACTGAAATGGCATGGACGACAACCTCATCGTCGGGCAACCTCATAAAACTCCTCAAGGTGGTATTCACTTGCGCTTCTTTGAGGATAGGATTGGGAGCATTACCCCGCTGAAAGTCATCCTCATCACTGATGATGGTCTCACGCAGTGCCGGACCAGAAACCGTTAAACCCAAAGAAGGGTCCATCCAGCTTACGTATTTATAATAGATCAGCTCAAAAGGAGTACTACCTGCTTTCAGACTTACAGCAGCATTTCCATCATTTCTGGCTTCACTGATCACTTCCTTTCCATCTACACTGAGGAAACCGGCACCACCAGGGACAAACAGATTAAAAGTATATTCTCCTGCCTGGTCTACATTCATATTTCCCTGATAACGGATCAGCACGTTGTCCCCTTTAAAAGGCAGATTGGAAGTAAGCAATTCAGACGCTCCTTTTGAAGTAGGCTTCAGTTCATCAAAGTTGGGTTTTTCCTCAAACTCCCCTTCATAGATACTGAATTTCAGGTCTGATAAGGCAGGATATTCATTTTCAAAGCTAGTGTATTTGATATTTTTGAAAGCTACCGCCCCATGATCTCCCTGAATACGCAGGGGACCTTTGGCTACTTCCTGCTGAGCCATAGATCCGCGGGTAGGTCCTTGTAACTCCACATCTTCGTGTATGGTAACCCCATTCAACTCTATAAGGAGAATTCTGGCATTCTCTGTCTTATTGCCCTGTGCATCAAAGCGAGGGGCCTGAAATGAGATTTTCAGATGTTGCCACAAACCGGGTGCTTTACTCACGTTCTGACGAGGGGGAAAACCCTGATAGCCTTTTTCTCCTTCGGGTTTGCTTTCATCCCAACGTTCGTAGATTCCTCCATTATCCCCGGAAGAAGGATATTTTTTACCCCAGCTATCCAGCAGTTGTATCTCGTACATCCCCTGTAGATAGATGCCGGAATTAGAACCTTTGGCCATCATATAATCCAGCTCAAGGTCAATATCTCCGTGTTCAAAGTTAGTATACAGATCTTCGCCATGTCTACGCTCCGTAGGCTGATTGACCAGCACTCCTTTTCCTTTAGTCGTCTCCAGCATATTGTTTTCATTCAAGTCCGCTGAGACACTTCCTACCACTGACCAGGTCTTTGCCGGATCTTTGAAGGCAGATAAATCATTGAGTTCAATCTTTCCTGCCTGCCCGAAGGCAGTCTGCGAAATCAAAATCACTGTCAATACCCCTGACGCTAATCGCAGCAGCCATCGTCTGAAATCATCCATTTGTTGTGTTTGCATTTACAATTCAAAAATAAGGTTAGAATACAAAATTTATTGAACGCGCATAGCACGTTTGATAAAGGTTAATAAGAGTTAATGTGGCAAAAATAGGCTTAGCGACTTTATATACCAGCCTTTTTATGAAAATACATCCAGTCCAGGCTCATCAGCCGCGCATCTTCTTTACCACGAAATACAACGTAGAGTTTATGAATACTAGCAGCAGATTCTTTTGTCTCCACTGGGGC harbors:
- a CDS encoding phenylacetate--CoA ligase family protein — encoded protein: MKNILKQFLEKQLRYSPFFYKRLKEVQKLEKLSHAEVDKLQEKKFLFSLNKAYNQSPFYASFYKENGVNISRIKSVQDLQYLPVITRQEVVEHRERIFIGNRFNKINASTSGTSGFTVRVYRDYQSIVEEGAYQWAHRIKFGHYPGMKTVVLRANLSLKDKELYNPFTKTLYLSSYHLNMENAEWYYQRIKDFAPNAILAYPSSVESLANFFTVLNKRLAVPVIFTSSETLYSYQREKIEKIFQSRIIDWYGNAERTIALKEEEDGLYDQVPLYSINEFEQDHIITTSLINASFPLIRYKVDDTILLQEDHHVFPLSSGRRTKEIQGRSDDVLSLPDGRRVGLICGAFDGVEHVLLSQIVQEDQYTFNVNMVVTPEYNNEDEALLKQQLEDYVGSHTPYTIRYISEDKIIKSGSGKFKLIVNNMKEETQRSFSDIG
- a CDS encoding LEA type 2 family protein; protein product: MRKGIFIITGIVVIGLVFYLVIGNKQSEKESSDTFILPKLEVLTFQIKSFEEERILLEMQTMIDNKMPLSFQIDSLSYRVLMEGTEIIQSTYPDSILLEANDNSQVDLPLTLYQQKISSTMEEIEQQNADSIAYELYARLYTDLPAMEGEPIELNFTKQVPFIKRPEINLEGASIEKFGLETSEITLTVQVINPNQFSFQIRDTNYDFRVKGDSLVSGNIEKTTSIASYDTTSFEVPIKLQLEEVGESAFNLLFNPEETNYSFTISSTLESQLDMLNNSTLKIENSGKLKDLLN
- a CDS encoding lysylphosphatidylglycerol synthase transmembrane domain-containing protein, whose translation is MTSHPTQSPESVNKKRRRVSFLIKIIISAVALYFVFRKIDVEEALQTLSNVHIGYFILALAAFNLSKLVAALRFKAFLKPIHVHISDQYNIRLLYIGMFYNLFLPGSISGDGYKIYLLKQQHDVKTKHLVSATLLDRVSGLVLLVVMAGIFLLFSSFSLELQYFDTIVIIGILLSMPAYFILVKLIFPNFLPAFLPTSHHSFWVQTGQVVSAVLLLVSLSVSAYYLDYLTLFMISSVVAVLPFTIGGVGARELVFLYGFSYLNIDKETAITFTILFFLITALTSLAGLFVASKEKKQL
- a CDS encoding ArnT family glycosyltransferase; translated protein: MKKISQEQPVSYNLLDHKELWWVLLVFLLLLVSLFLNLGLAPLKHEEPRRALISLEMLFRNNWIVPTEFGEYYYKKPPFFNWVIIAGFYLFGNYSEFAVRFFPILSFIGMGLLVFWVGRKHISMAFGVYSGLLTLTMVDVLYYFSATAGEIDLFYSFITLASFFTIFHFYEKQQYYLLFASTYFLGAIGTLTKGLPSLVFLALSLGVFFLYKRELKKLFGLAHITGILLFIVIVGGYFWWYSQYNALEGFYASDESLWSQASERTMLRNQLLELIPHLFTFPLITLKNIAPASLLVIFLFRKNLIASFAQNRLISFCFFILMANLLVYWISPGTRSRYVYMLYPLAVMLLTYGYLSYPAAKMRGRKIFGKIVMGLIALSLVASMLMPFIPPLANLEYIALKSVLVAIAIGALLFFYLKRPQYALLQLIALAVIIRLVFATTVLPIRATEGSEATDKKDARNIVNIVDDAPLYMYAHQNISRTTVFYIEQAREKVLSFSSEPKTGSFFLVQKEALENQKYQIFYTFAYDNQEFVLIQFK
- a CDS encoding heme-dependent oxidative N-demethylase family protein: MHTLISTIPPARYLPFTSGRYTTTPGLHSLTTDFGNGKADQQIFQIDAHWPIYSENKRNCRRENINKYFKTHQLKESTARQLALFIIHQLLSEHPSVFSIEKRQKNNLFTNQLHQETLCFDQNYVLSGESNYVSILDALASQVQEDMAVWQWDGETDWMAMIHLCAPNHWSPAEKIGKPFSAVHQPVAGMDKMRQRYQPMLKTLIRGGNFVRFAWGLSTDNRLNHHPEPATDSNAALWHGRRFDPENPSLYVRVERQTLTGFPEANAVLFTIRTYFEQVSDLEYVHRNALFSALNSMSPETLEYKGLIEDVEKITAYLQSF
- a CDS encoding cold-shock protein gives rise to the protein MNHGTVKFFNESKGYGFIKDDETGKEYFVHVSGLIDEIRENDEVTYEVEEGRKGLNAVNVKLA